In the Streptomyces spororaveus genome, CGTCGACGTGGACTCCCGGAGCCTGCCGCGCGAGGTCCCGCCCCGCTCCGACAGCAACGAGCTGCGGTACGCCCTCCACCGGTCCGGGATCATGGCCACCGTCTCCTACGGGGCCACGCCCGACGGCGTGCGGCGGGTCCTGGCGCGGGCCCGCGCCGTGGCGCCCGCGCCCGCCCGGCCCCCCGTCGTGGCCGTGCCGGCCACCGGCGGCCCGAAGCCCCGTACCGCCCAGGACCCTTTCAAGGGCGAGGGCTTCGACGCCTGTACCGCCCCCACCCAGAAGACCATGGACGCCTGGCGGGCCGCCTCCCCCTTCGGCGCGATCGGCGTCTACATCGGCGGCCGGGCCCGGGCCTGCGCACAGCCGCGCCTCACGGCCCGCTGGGTGGAGCGGCAGGCCGCCGCGGGCTGGCACCTGATGCCGATCTGGGTGGGCCCGCAGCCCTGGCACCATGCCGGCACCGGCCTGTCCACCGACCCCTCCGAGGCCAATGCGCAGGGCCGGGAGGCCGCCGAGGGCGCGGTGGACGCGGCCCGGTCGCTGCGGCTTGCCGAGGGCACGGTGCTCTACAACGACCTGGAGAACTACACCGACCGCGCCACCTGGGACGCCCCCGTCGTCGCCTACCTCACCGCTTGGACGGACCGGCTGCACGAGCTGGGCTTCCGCTCCGCCGCCTACGTCTCGGTGAGCTCCGGGGTCAAGGCGCTGAAGGCCCACTACCACCAGGCCCCGCACGCCATGCCGGACGTACTCTGGTCCGCGCGCTGGAACCTTTCGGCCACCGTGGGCGACGCCGACATGGGCCTGGCCAAGGGCACCGCCAAGTGGGCCGGCCCGCGCCGTGCCCACCAGTTCCGCGGCGACCACAAGGCCACCTACGGCGGGGTCGGCCTCACCATCGACCGCAGCTGGGTGGACGTGAACCCCGCCGCCCTCGGCCCGGTCGGCCGCAAGGGTTTCTAGGAGGCAGCCGGCAGACACGTCACACGTACACGTCTACGCGTTCGGGTCCCACCCTGCGAGCTGCTCCATCGGCTCGGTGTCGCCGGTGCTCTCCACGCTGTCGAGCGGGATGCGGTCGTAGAAGTAGAGGACCAGTTCGCTCGCCGCGCCTCGCATCACCAGGTCGCCCGGCTCCGCGTCGGCGGCGAGGTCGTCGCAGCGGACGCCGTCGGCGTCGAGGGTCAGGCGCCAGGAGCCGCCCTCGGTCGCGTGCAGGTCGATGGTCGCCGGCTTGAACGGCCAGGGGACGCTCGTCGCCGAGACGGTCGTCAGGAACTCGTCGACGCCCTCGACCGCGACGTCCGTCGGCAGCGGCTGTGCGGCGCCCAGGGTGAGCTGGACGTCGTAGGTGTGGACGGCGAACTCCTGGATCTGGTGCCGGGCCAGGGCTTCACTGGTCTCCGGGGCCTGCGAGCGGCCCCACCAGGTCCAGCAGCCGCGGTCCGGGCCGGCCTCGCGCATCGCGTCGAGCATGAGTGAGGTCGACTCGGCGAGCCAGGCGTCCAGGGCTTCGCGGTCGCGGGGCGCGGTCGGGGCGCCCTTCGGGTCCGTCCTCGCCGGGGGCTCGGCGCCCGGGCCCGCCGCGACGATGGCGGCCTGGCGGCGGCGGCCGTCACCGAGGTGCTGCGCCAGTTCGCGCAGCGTCCAGTCCGGGCAGGTCGGGACCTGGACGTCAAGGTCGGGGGCGGACGCGATCGCGGCGCGGAACGCGGCCGAGCGGTCTTCGATCAGCCGCAGGACCTCGGGGAACTCCAATATCTTGTGCACTTCGGTTGTGTATCACGGCACTTCGGCCGCCGGGTAACGAATTTGTCGTACCCGGCCGGAGCGCTAGAGAGCGTCGTGGTCCTCGCGCGGCGGTTCGTCGTCGTCGGCCCGGCGCAGGGTGCGCAGGCCGTGCTCCGGGGTCCAGGACCGCACCACCAGCTCGTCGCCCTCCACCCGGACCCGGACGACCTCCGTCAGGTCGGCGTAGAAGAGGTGGAAGGGGTGCGGGGTCTCCGTCTCCTCCGCGTACCGGTGCAGCTCGGGCGGGTCCACGAGCTCCACCGCGCGCCCGGAGATCCGGGCGTCCCCGTCCGGCATGTCCTCGCCCGCGCCCGGGTTGGTGTGCAGGGCGAAGCGCGGGTCGTGCTGGAGGTCCCTGGCCTTCATCGAGCCGAACATCATGCCGAGCCACAGCTCCCCGCCCCGGATGTCGACGTTCAGCCCGGCCGCGCGGGGGGAGCCGTCCTTGCGCAGGGTGGCCAGGACGTGGTGCGGATACTGCGCGAAACGGGCCTGGACGGCCGCAGCGAACTCCGGCTCCGCCTGCTCGAAGACTGCCCAGCTGGTATGCGTCATACGTCCATCAAAGCGCGGGCACCGGCGGGCGCGGGTCAGGCGCGCACGATGCCCGCCCCGCGTGCCGCCGCCAGCCAGGCCGGGAAATCCCCGACCAGGCGGTCGTAGAGCTCGGCGTCCGGCACCGCGCGCGGGTCCGCTCCCGCGTGGAAGTACCCCGCGTTGTCCACTACCCGCTGCGCCGGAACCGGCAGCTCGTCCAGCCGGCGCAGGAAGTCGAACTGCGTGCTGCGCGTGTTGCCGAAGCCGACGAACTGCCAGAAGAGCGGCAGCCGGGCCGCCTTGCACAGGTACCGCTCCGCCGCGAGCTTGTTGATCGGCCCGCCGTCGGTCTGGAAGACGACCAGGGCGGGCGCCGTCGCACCCGAGTCCAGGTAGTGGTCGATGACCGCGTCCATCGCCGCGTGGTAGGCGGTCTTGCCCATGTGGCCCAGCCGGGAGGCGATCTCGGTGACCCGGCCCTCGTGCCCGGCCAGGGAGATCTCCTCCACCGCGTCCACCTCGGTCGAGAAGAAGACCACCGGCACGCGGGCATCGTCGTCCAGGTGCGCGGACAGCCCCAGCACCCGGTCCGCCAGGGCCTGCACACTGCCGTCCGCGTAGTACGGCTTCATCGACCCGGAGTAGTCCAGCACCAGGTAGACCGCCGCCCGGCCGCCCTCCATGCCGTACTTGCGCAGGGAGACCCCGGCGCTCTTGTAGAGGCTCACGAGTGCCGGAGCCGTCTCCTCCACCTTGCGGAGGTCGATCGCACTGCCCGTCATGGCGTGAGCGTACGGCAGCGCGCCGACCGCGCACCGCGGCGGTCCTCCGCCGCTGTACCTCCGGCGTTCCTACGGAAGCTCGCCGGGACCGTCCGGCCTGTCGGGCCCGCCGGACCCGCCGAGCTCGTCGATGTCGTCGAGCATCGCGGCCGCGAGATCGCGCTCGGAGGCGTAGTACCGCTCGGCCCACCTGAGAGTGAGCGTCGGGTACGCCCAGGCGCTCCCGTCCTTCGCGCCCTCCGCGTCGGCGACCGCGCGCAGGCGCATCCCCTCCGCGAACTCCTGCTGCTGGAGCAGGACTTCGCGCATCTGCTCGGGCTCCAGCAGGTGCCCCAGCCACAGTCGCAGCATCGGTCCGTGCTTGAGGACCGGCGGGTCGACGGGGGTCTCGCGGGCCCACTCCCGTACGGCCGCCATGCCCTCGTCCGTGATCCGGTAGACCCGCTTGTCGCGCGTCCCGGTGTCCTGGGCGACCATCCGCGAGGACGCGTAGCCGGCCTTCTCCAGCCGCTTGAGCTCGCTGTAGATCTGGCTGAACGACGGGCTCCAGTAGAAGAAGCGCAGAGACCGGTCCGACCACTTCTTCAGGTCGTAACCGGAGAGCTCCTCCCCGAAGGAGAGCAGCCCGAGCACCGCCCAGCTGGTCGCGGGGAGCGTCCGCTTGTTCGTCTCGTCTGCCACGCAGCGCAGTCTACGACC is a window encoding:
- a CDS encoding VWA domain-containing protein; translation: MTGSAIDLRKVEETAPALVSLYKSAGVSLRKYGMEGGRAAVYLVLDYSGSMKPYYADGSVQALADRVLGLSAHLDDDARVPVVFFSTEVDAVEEISLAGHEGRVTEIASRLGHMGKTAYHAAMDAVIDHYLDSGATAPALVVFQTDGGPINKLAAERYLCKAARLPLFWQFVGFGNTRSTQFDFLRRLDELPVPAQRVVDNAGYFHAGADPRAVPDAELYDRLVGDFPAWLAAARGAGIVRA
- a CDS encoding helix-turn-helix transcriptional regulator, whose product is MRCVADETNKRTLPATSWAVLGLLSFGEELSGYDLKKWSDRSLRFFYWSPSFSQIYSELKRLEKAGYASSRMVAQDTGTRDKRVYRITDEGMAAVREWARETPVDPPVLKHGPMLRLWLGHLLEPEQMREVLLQQQEFAEGMRLRAVADAEGAKDGSAWAYPTLTLRWAERYYASERDLAAAMLDDIDELGGSGGPDRPDGPGELP
- a CDS encoding DUF1906 domain-containing protein, with amino-acid sequence MAPIRTLLSGLLGTALLIPGTSAGAAPAAEAQTVDYRGLRLALPADWRVVDLDRNPDACLRLDLPTLYLGHAGTQAECTGRAVAGRADTLHLEPLDGAPERADVPTVDVDSRSLPREVPPRSDSNELRYALHRSGIMATVSYGATPDGVRRVLARARAVAPAPARPPVVAVPATGGPKPRTAQDPFKGEGFDACTAPTQKTMDAWRAASPFGAIGVYIGGRARACAQPRLTARWVERQAAAGWHLMPIWVGPQPWHHAGTGLSTDPSEANAQGREAAEGAVDAARSLRLAEGTVLYNDLENYTDRATWDAPVVAYLTAWTDRLHELGFRSAAYVSVSSGVKALKAHYHQAPHAMPDVLWSARWNLSATVGDADMGLAKGTAKWAGPRRAHQFRGDHKATYGGVGLTIDRSWVDVNPAALGPVGRKGF
- a CDS encoding pyridoxamine 5'-phosphate oxidase family protein — translated: MTHTSWAVFEQAEPEFAAAVQARFAQYPHHVLATLRKDGSPRAAGLNVDIRGGELWLGMMFGSMKARDLQHDPRFALHTNPGAGEDMPDGDARISGRAVELVDPPELHRYAEETETPHPFHLFYADLTEVVRVRVEGDELVVRSWTPEHGLRTLRRADDDEPPREDHDAL
- a CDS encoding maleylpyruvate isomerase family mycothiol-dependent enzyme, with translation MHKILEFPEVLRLIEDRSAAFRAAIASAPDLDVQVPTCPDWTLRELAQHLGDGRRRQAAIVAAGPGAEPPARTDPKGAPTAPRDREALDAWLAESTSLMLDAMREAGPDRGCWTWWGRSQAPETSEALARHQIQEFAVHTYDVQLTLGAAQPLPTDVAVEGVDEFLTTVSATSVPWPFKPATIDLHATEGGSWRLTLDADGVRCDDLAADAEPGDLVMRGAASELVLYFYDRIPLDSVESTGDTEPMEQLAGWDPNA